A single region of the Nocardioides aurantiacus genome encodes:
- a CDS encoding SDR family NAD(P)-dependent oxidoreductase yields the protein MSSRLDRLQGKVVVVTGAGSGMGREVALLAAQHGARVAVSDVNEQGLAETVDLLKHAGAAEVRSDRVDVAARQEVIDWAAAVAEQFGTVNVVVNNAGVSYAGDFEEMPYDDFDWIVGINFMGVVHGTKEFLPHLIASGDGHLVNISSLFGLISIPGQSAYNATKFAVRGFTEAVREEMIVNRHPVKVTCVHPGGIKTGIARNGRKVAGTDVQATDDFFDQKLAKMTADKAARIILEGALAGKPRQLVGLDAHALHQFGRIAGARYQDVVARVAGRMNPGKKIV from the coding sequence ATGAGCTCACGACTGGACCGACTCCAGGGCAAGGTCGTCGTCGTCACCGGCGCCGGCTCCGGCATGGGCCGCGAGGTCGCGCTGCTCGCGGCGCAGCACGGTGCCCGCGTCGCCGTCAGCGACGTCAACGAGCAGGGCTTGGCCGAGACCGTCGACCTGCTCAAGCATGCCGGCGCCGCCGAGGTCCGCAGCGACCGCGTCGACGTGGCCGCCCGGCAGGAGGTCATCGACTGGGCGGCCGCCGTGGCCGAGCAGTTCGGCACCGTCAACGTGGTCGTCAACAACGCGGGCGTCAGCTATGCCGGCGACTTCGAGGAGATGCCGTACGACGACTTCGACTGGATCGTCGGCATCAACTTCATGGGCGTCGTCCACGGCACCAAGGAGTTCCTGCCGCACCTGATCGCCTCCGGCGACGGCCACCTGGTCAACATCTCCAGCCTCTTTGGCCTGATCAGCATCCCCGGCCAGAGCGCCTACAACGCCACCAAGTTCGCCGTGCGCGGCTTCACCGAGGCGGTGCGCGAGGAGATGATCGTCAACCGCCACCCGGTCAAGGTCACCTGCGTGCACCCCGGCGGCATCAAGACCGGCATCGCGCGCAACGGCCGCAAGGTCGCCGGCACCGACGTGCAGGCCACCGACGACTTCTTCGACCAGAAGCTGGCCAAGATGACGGCCGACAAGGCCGCCCGGATCATCCTCGAGGGCGCCCTGGCCGGCAAGCCGCGCCAGCTGGTGGGCCTGGACGCCCACGCGCTGCACCAGTTCGGCCGCATCGCGGGAGCCCGCTACCAGGACGTCGTGGCCCGCGTCGCCGGTCGGATGAACCCCGGCAAGAAGATCGTCTGA